A window of the Cellvibrio sp. pealriver genome harbors these coding sequences:
- the tolR gene encoding protein TolR, protein MSGFGPPIKKKLKAEINVVPLIDVMLVLLIVFMIAAPMMTQGIKVELPQAASEPVESKEDEPITVSVKADGTYYIDLGGDAEAPRPLAEIKSIVSKVLKEKPNTPVFVQGDKKVDYGVVVTLMGELKQAGAPSVGLITEPAR, encoded by the coding sequence ATGTCTGGATTTGGTCCTCCAATTAAAAAGAAACTGAAAGCTGAGATTAATGTTGTGCCATTAATCGATGTGATGTTGGTTCTTTTGATCGTGTTTATGATTGCTGCACCCATGATGACCCAAGGGATCAAAGTGGAATTACCGCAAGCTGCCTCTGAGCCTGTTGAAAGCAAAGAAGACGAACCTATTACGGTATCAGTTAAAGCCGACGGCACTTATTATATTGATCTTGGGGGGGATGCTGAGGCTCCGCGTCCTCTCGCTGAGATCAAGTCAATAGTGAGTAAAGTTCTGAAAGAAAAACCTAACACTCCAGTCTTCGTACAAGGTGATAAAAAAGTCGATTACGGGGTTGTTGTTACTCTTATGGGAGAGCTTAAACAGGCTGGAGCACCTTCGGTAGGCTTGATAACGGAGCCAGCGCGCTAA
- the tolA gene encoding cell envelope integrity protein TolA, whose amino-acid sequence MKFEQSLSLPLFLSVFFHVLLLVLFLGNWDFFKKEEEPYKPHYVTATLVDMKPKAKAQPQQTKEQVLDSKAYEDLKNNKKQEEQRRKEAEALVQKKKEQEAKAAEAEKQKQQKIKEEQAKIAKAKAEKEAAEKKRKAEEQAKQKAEAAKKTKREQEAQEEQRRIQAALQKEEKHISESNDDVNTKSYEEMLIERVQQNWSRPPSARRGMEVTLEVNMLPTGVVTGLRIIKSSGDPAFDRSAEQAVRRVDRFTEAMQIPPDIFEKYFRVFRFTFSPEDLRS is encoded by the coding sequence ATGAAGTTTGAACAATCGCTATCACTTCCTTTATTTCTTAGCGTGTTTTTTCACGTTTTGCTGTTGGTGTTATTTTTAGGCAACTGGGATTTCTTCAAAAAAGAAGAGGAACCTTATAAACCACATTATGTTACGGCAACACTGGTTGATATGAAGCCAAAGGCTAAAGCCCAGCCGCAACAAACGAAAGAACAGGTGTTGGACTCCAAAGCTTACGAGGATTTAAAGAACAATAAGAAGCAGGAAGAGCAGCGCCGCAAGGAAGCTGAAGCTTTAGTTCAGAAGAAAAAAGAGCAGGAAGCAAAAGCTGCCGAAGCAGAAAAGCAAAAACAGCAAAAAATCAAAGAAGAACAGGCAAAAATAGCTAAAGCCAAAGCAGAGAAAGAGGCGGCAGAAAAAAAGCGTAAAGCTGAGGAACAGGCCAAGCAAAAAGCTGAAGCCGCCAAAAAAACCAAACGAGAGCAGGAAGCTCAAGAAGAGCAACGCCGCATACAAGCCGCCTTGCAAAAGGAAGAGAAGCACATTAGTGAATCGAATGATGACGTGAATACCAAAAGTTATGAGGAAATGCTCATAGAAAGGGTTCAACAAAACTGGAGTCGTCCCCCATCAGCGAGACGGGGAATGGAGGTGACGTTGGAGGTGAACATGCTTCCGACCGGTGTAGTGACGGGGTTGCGAATTATCAAAAGTAGCGGTGATCCAGCGTTTGATCGCTCTGCTGAACAGGCGGTGAGACGCGTAGACAGATTTACTGAAGCGATGCAGATTCCACCAGATATATTTGAAAAATATTTTCGTGTGTTCAGGTTTACATTTAGCCCAGAGGATTTAAGGTCGTGA